A window of Haliscomenobacter hydrossis DSM 1100 contains these coding sequences:
- a CDS encoding DinB family protein, translated as MLFELQKSIEILERTPAVLKTLLSNLSPDWTHNNEGGETWSPYAVVGHLIHGEKTDWIVRTQLILSQEEDKTFQPFDRFAQLNEGAKKNLPELLDEFQALREINLTALKAMNISAANLEATGIHPALGKVTLAQLLSCWTVHDLGHIAQITRVMAKQYKDEVGPWIEYLSVLHK; from the coding sequence ATGCTTTTTGAACTACAAAAATCTATCGAGATTCTCGAACGAACACCTGCCGTGCTCAAAACTTTGCTCAGCAACCTTTCTCCCGACTGGACGCACAATAACGAAGGTGGTGAAACCTGGAGCCCCTACGCTGTCGTCGGGCACTTGATCCACGGAGAAAAAACTGATTGGATTGTCCGAACCCAACTTATTCTTTCGCAAGAGGAGGACAAAACATTCCAACCTTTTGACCGTTTTGCCCAATTGAATGAAGGTGCAAAAAAAAACTTGCCCGAACTGTTGGATGAATTCCAGGCTTTGCGCGAAATAAACCTCACCGCATTAAAAGCCATGAACATCTCCGCAGCAAATCTGGAAGCGACTGGCATTCACCCAGCCCTTGGTAAGGTTACCCTTGCACAACTTTTGTCTTGTTGGACCGTGCATGACCTTGGTCACATTGCACAAATCACGCGGGTAATGGCTAAACAGTACAAAGATGAAGTCGGCCCCTGGATTGAATATTTAAGCGTGCTGCATAAATAA
- a CDS encoding serine hydrolase domain-containing protein gives MSVFKNCLLIVLLSTLTLSIYAQVLQPNTKPNPKVNYERLKRIDAVINEFIQQNKIIGAVTLLVKDGQVVQHRSYGIDDIETKKPMPKDGIFRIASQTKAITTVGIMLLMEEGKLLLSDPVSKFIPEFAEPVVLATFNKNDSSYTTVPAKREITIKDLLTHTSGLGYAGIGSPTMQAIYAKHKITGGVGEMENEIDATMKRLAKLPLEVQPGEKWNYSLSTDVLGHVIEIISGMDLETFFQKRIFTPLGMKDSYFNLPAEKHARLTAIYTPDSTGQLKKWANGLGIPADFPNIKKSYFSGGGGMVSTAYDYAIFLQMLLNKGNYNGVSLLSPRSIELMTSNQVGTLFGSGAFGLGFRIVTPAMTDELSNVGSFAWGGAFSTVYWVDPKAQLIGLLMTQQFPASSSWNELQGKFKVAVYQSLR, from the coding sequence ATGTCCGTTTTCAAAAATTGCTTACTGATCGTATTGCTCAGTACTTTGACCCTCAGCATTTACGCGCAGGTTTTACAGCCCAATACCAAGCCCAATCCCAAGGTCAATTACGAAAGGCTTAAGCGCATCGACGCCGTCATCAACGAATTCATCCAGCAAAATAAAATCATCGGAGCGGTCACGCTGTTGGTCAAAGATGGCCAGGTGGTGCAACATCGGAGCTATGGCATCGATGACATCGAAACCAAAAAGCCGATGCCCAAAGATGGCATTTTTCGCATTGCTTCACAAACCAAGGCCATCACCACAGTAGGCATCATGTTGCTGATGGAAGAGGGCAAATTGTTGCTCAGTGACCCGGTCTCCAAATTCATCCCTGAATTTGCCGAGCCGGTGGTGCTTGCAACGTTCAACAAGAATGACAGCAGCTATACCACCGTCCCTGCCAAACGTGAAATCACCATAAAAGATTTGCTCACCCACACTTCAGGCCTGGGTTATGCCGGCATTGGATCTCCGACCATGCAGGCCATTTACGCCAAGCATAAGATCACTGGAGGTGTAGGTGAAATGGAAAATGAAATTGATGCGACCATGAAACGTTTGGCAAAATTGCCTTTAGAGGTTCAGCCGGGCGAAAAATGGAATTATAGCCTCAGCACCGACGTATTGGGGCACGTCATCGAAATCATCAGTGGAATGGATTTGGAGACTTTTTTCCAAAAACGCATCTTCACTCCGCTGGGGATGAAAGACAGCTACTTCAATCTCCCTGCCGAAAAGCACGCTCGTTTGACCGCAATTTATACGCCTGACAGCACCGGGCAACTCAAAAAATGGGCGAATGGCCTGGGGATACCTGCCGATTTTCCCAATATCAAGAAGTCCTATTTTTCTGGCGGTGGCGGCATGGTTAGTACAGCTTATGATTATGCCATTTTCCTGCAAATGTTGCTGAATAAAGGAAACTACAATGGGGTAAGTTTGCTTTCACCCCGTTCGATTGAACTGATGACCAGCAATCAAGTGGGCACACTTTTCGGCAGTGGCGCTTTTGGTCTGGGCTTTAGAATCGTTACGCCAGCCATGACCGATGAACTGAGCAACGTAGGGAGTTTTGCCTGGGGGGGTGCTTTCTCAACGGTGTATTGGGTGGATCCAAAGGCGCAGTTAATTGGTTTGCTCATGACCCAGCAGTTTCCGGCCAGCTCGTCCTGGAATGAATTGCAAGGGAAGTTTAAAGTGGCGGTGTATCAGAGTTTACGGTAG
- a CDS encoding serine aminopeptidase domain-containing protein, which yields MYVTKAIPAEISGLILLSGAYEGKKGVRTPPTLFEKARILSSSIFRPSVQVVEYYREGMTGTGDPLFNFKYTLRFLTMLNVKELILPKQLNIPVLVGTGDKDELFEVDKVKELYDAVPGNKKEFVILKDTYHARFPVESWERVVVWLDKNY from the coding sequence ATTTATGTCACCAAAGCTATTCCAGCTGAAATTTCAGGGCTAATCCTGCTTTCAGGTGCCTACGAAGGCAAAAAAGGAGTGCGAACGCCGCCTACCCTATTCGAAAAAGCCAGGATACTGTCCAGTTCTATTTTCCGTCCCTCCGTGCAGGTCGTTGAATACTACCGCGAAGGCATGACGGGAACGGGTGATCCATTGTTCAACTTCAAGTACACCTTGCGCTTTCTAACCATGCTCAATGTCAAAGAATTGATCCTTCCCAAACAATTGAACATTCCGGTTTTGGTGGGCACCGGGGATAAAGATGAATTATTCGAGGTAGACAAAGTGAAGGAACTCTATGATGCAGTACCCGGTAACAAAAAGGAATTTGTCATTTTGAAAGACACCTACCATGCCCGGTTCCCCGTGGAAAGTTGGGAACGAGTGGTCGTTTGGTTGGATAAAAATTATTAA
- a CDS encoding DUF1905 domain-containing protein produces the protein MSPTPLVDKEFLIEKRAAQSGFDMSNWTYVIIPDIPPEYKARGGTMRVRGFIDSYELKQHNLLPMKDQRMFLPLNAAVRKKN, from the coding sequence ATGTCCCCAACACCCCTCGTCGACAAAGAATTTTTAATCGAAAAAAGGGCTGCTCAGAGTGGGTTTGACATGAGCAATTGGACCTATGTGATCATCCCAGACATCCCTCCCGAATACAAAGCTCGTGGCGGAACGATGAGGGTACGCGGGTTCATTGATTCCTACGAGCTCAAACAGCACAATCTCTTGCCCATGAAAGACCAGCGGATGTTTTTACCATTGAATGCAGCCGTTCGTAAAAAAAATTGA
- a CDS encoding MBL fold metallo-hydrolase, protein MFVLLLILALFIGLGLLFPQLPQFGKAPTGERLQRIKQSPHYQGGAFVNESPTPTFTEGHSFGGVLYSFLFAKKTDLTPKETIPSAFTDLHQLPADVDVLVWFGHSAYFLQIGSLKFLVDPVFSGNASPIPGSNKAFKGSDVYAVKDLPAIDYLLITHDHYDHLDYQTIKDLNNKLQYVVCGLGVGAHLERWGYPAERIIEKDWNESLVLEKGMTLHTLPTRHFSGRSFKRNNTLWLSFLLETPNGKIYLGGDSGYGEHFAKIGDQFGPIDLAILENGQYNPAWHAIHCLPEETLKAAKALQAKRLMPVHSSKFALAMHAWYEPLTEITRLNAAYHVPLVTPLIGECVNLKETGHAFREWWKTLHSID, encoded by the coding sequence ATGTTCGTTCTCCTCCTCATCCTTGCTTTGTTTATTGGACTCGGTTTGTTGTTCCCGCAGTTGCCCCAATTCGGTAAAGCGCCTACAGGCGAAAGGCTACAACGCATCAAACAATCCCCACATTATCAGGGTGGCGCGTTTGTCAACGAGTCACCTACCCCTACATTTACAGAAGGGCACTCATTTGGGGGAGTGCTGTACAGCTTCCTCTTTGCAAAAAAAACTGATTTAACGCCGAAAGAAACGATACCCTCCGCTTTTACCGATTTGCATCAACTGCCAGCTGATGTGGATGTATTGGTCTGGTTCGGTCATTCTGCTTATTTCCTACAAATTGGGAGCCTGAAATTTTTGGTCGATCCAGTTTTCAGCGGAAATGCGTCCCCGATTCCAGGCTCAAACAAAGCTTTTAAAGGAAGTGATGTTTATGCAGTGAAAGATTTACCAGCTATTGATTATCTCCTCATTACCCATGATCATTACGACCACCTTGATTACCAGACTATTAAAGACTTGAACAACAAGCTTCAATATGTGGTTTGTGGTTTGGGCGTGGGTGCACATTTGGAACGTTGGGGATATCCAGCTGAGCGAATCATTGAAAAAGACTGGAATGAAAGCCTTGTCCTTGAAAAAGGGATGACCCTGCATACCCTTCCAACCCGTCATTTTTCAGGGCGCTCCTTCAAACGCAACAATACACTATGGCTTTCCTTTTTGTTAGAAACGCCCAATGGGAAAATTTACCTGGGCGGAGACAGTGGTTATGGCGAACACTTCGCAAAGATCGGCGATCAATTTGGTCCCATTGATTTGGCTATTCTTGAAAACGGTCAGTACAACCCAGCCTGGCACGCAATTCACTGCCTGCCCGAAGAAACCCTAAAAGCAGCCAAAGCCTTGCAGGCCAAACGCCTGATGCCCGTTCATTCGTCCAAATTTGCATTGGCCATGCATGCCTGGTACGAACCCTTGACGGAAATCACCCGCTTGAATGCTGCCTATCATGTACCTTTGGTTACTCCGCTAATTGGCGAGTGTGTAAACCTGAAAGAAACAGGACATGCTTTCCGAGAATGGTGGAAAACGCTGCATTCAATTGATTAG